One part of the Paenibacillus thermoaerophilus genome encodes these proteins:
- the glcD gene encoding glycolate oxidase subunit GlcD gives MLDPSVLNELKAIVGPDNVESSAMDRLAYSYDATPNLQAMPDAVVSPRSTEEVSKVLALCNRRRIPVVPRGSGTNLCGGTTPLSGGIVLLFRHMNRILEIDEQNLTATVQAGVITLDLIREVERRGLFYPPDPSSMKISTIGGNLNENSGGLRGLKYGVTRDYVLGLEIVLPSGDIIRTGGKLAKDVAGYDLTRLFVGSEGTLGVITQAILKLIPMPESKKTMLALYGSLEDAAASVSAIIAARIIPATLEFLDRPTLEVVEQFAQIGLPTDAQAVLLIEQDGPPEVVDRDLARMAEICRGHRALSVRVARDENEADGLRAARRSALSALARLAPTTILEDATVPRSQIAPMVRAIREIADKYGVRICTFGHAGDGNLHPTCVTDARDPDELHRVEQAFEEIFERAIELGGTITGEHGVGVVKAPYLEMKLGAAGIEAMKAVKQAFDPNGIMNPGKVFAKSSRKRVVVES, from the coding sequence ATGCTTGACCCTTCCGTACTGAACGAATTGAAGGCGATTGTCGGCCCGGACAATGTCGAGAGCTCCGCGATGGACCGGCTCGCCTACAGCTACGACGCGACGCCGAATCTGCAGGCGATGCCCGACGCGGTCGTCTCCCCGCGTTCGACCGAGGAAGTGTCGAAGGTGTTGGCGCTTTGCAACCGGCGCCGCATTCCGGTCGTTCCCCGCGGTTCGGGAACGAATCTGTGCGGCGGAACGACGCCGCTGTCCGGTGGAATCGTGCTGCTGTTCCGCCATATGAACCGGATTCTGGAGATCGACGAACAAAATCTGACGGCGACGGTTCAAGCGGGCGTCATCACGCTGGATCTGATTCGGGAGGTCGAGCGGCGCGGGTTGTTTTATCCGCCCGATCCGAGCTCGATGAAAATTTCGACGATCGGCGGCAACCTCAACGAGAATTCCGGCGGTCTTCGCGGCCTCAAGTACGGCGTGACGAGAGACTATGTGCTCGGGCTGGAGATCGTGCTGCCGTCGGGCGACATCATCCGCACCGGGGGCAAGCTGGCGAAGGACGTGGCCGGCTACGACCTGACGAGGCTGTTCGTCGGCTCGGAGGGAACGCTGGGCGTCATTACCCAGGCGATTCTCAAGCTGATTCCGATGCCGGAATCCAAGAAGACGATGCTTGCCTTGTACGGGAGCCTGGAGGACGCGGCCGCGTCCGTCTCGGCGATTATCGCGGCCCGCATCATCCCGGCCACGCTTGAATTTCTCGACCGGCCGACGTTGGAGGTCGTCGAGCAATTCGCGCAGATCGGGCTGCCGACCGACGCCCAAGCCGTGCTGCTGATCGAACAGGACGGCCCGCCGGAGGTCGTGGACCGCGATCTGGCGCGTATGGCCGAAATATGCCGCGGACATCGCGCGCTGTCGGTGCGCGTGGCGCGGGATGAGAATGAAGCCGACGGCCTGCGCGCGGCCCGCCGCAGCGCGCTGTCCGCGCTCGCGCGGCTTGCGCCGACGACCATCCTTGAGGATGCGACCGTGCCCCGCTCGCAGATCGCGCCGATGGTCCGGGCGATCCGGGAGATCGCGGACAAATACGGCGTGCGGATCTGCACGTTCGGTCACGCGGGCGACGGCAACCTGCATCCGACTTGCGTCACCGACGCGCGCGATCCGGATGAGCTGCACCGGGTGGAGCAGGCGTTCGAGGAAATTTTCGAGCGGGCGATCGAGCTTGGCGGCACGATTACCGGCGAGCACGGCGTCGGCGTCGTGAAGGCGCCTTATCTGGAGATGAAGCTCGGGGCGGCCGGGATCGAAGCGATGAAGGCGGTCAAGCAGGCGTTCGATCCGAACGGCATCATGAATCCGGGCAAAGTGTTCGCCAAGTCGTCCCGCAAGAGAGTGGTGGTGGAATCGTGA
- a CDS encoding CdaR family transcriptional regulator yields MRQRTPGVFAAHCAGTAGLNHDNAGGCDMLLPDLARRIVREVKRLLDEPIIITDVDGRIMAGTDASRIGAVHEGALLASRTKQSVVVDSLREAQWRGVREGISLPLLFRGEVVGVVGITGKPDRVARYAELVRKMTELLVHEHYYLEQLEYEQRGYEALLVDWLRGGERTAPFADRAKALGVDLNRPKRLALISFGLDGGEMLPRALWQQVRALLRREDVLARWGDDRLLLVFDEAKPQPPQELLPRLRRIEAECARWVRAPIRIGVGKRLPAHELHRSYEQAAHAASLADGGAGSGIAFYEELRLEMCLQDITPQTRRDYLERTIAPLISEPDLMETLRALIGANVSYKLAADRLHVHINTLQYRLRKIADLTGLDPKRFEDLAELHLAMKLLSKETKS; encoded by the coding sequence TTGCGGCAGAGAACGCCGGGCGTATTTGCGGCACATTGCGCCGGTACGGCCGGCTTGAATCACGACAACGCGGGGGGATGCGACATGCTGCTGCCGGATCTGGCCCGGCGGATCGTACGCGAGGTGAAGCGGCTGCTGGACGAGCCGATCATCATTACGGATGTGGACGGACGGATTATGGCCGGTACGGACGCCTCCCGGATCGGCGCCGTGCACGAAGGCGCGCTGCTGGCGAGCCGGACGAAGCAGTCGGTTGTCGTCGACAGCCTGCGGGAAGCGCAGTGGCGTGGCGTGCGCGAAGGCATCAGCCTGCCGCTGCTGTTTCGCGGCGAAGTCGTCGGCGTGGTGGGCATCACGGGCAAGCCGGACCGCGTCGCCAGGTACGCCGAGCTTGTGCGGAAGATGACCGAGCTGCTGGTGCACGAGCATTATTACCTCGAACAGTTGGAATACGAGCAGCGGGGTTATGAGGCGCTACTGGTCGACTGGCTGAGGGGCGGCGAGCGGACGGCTCCGTTCGCGGACCGGGCCAAGGCGCTTGGCGTCGATCTGAATCGGCCGAAGCGGCTGGCGCTGATCTCCTTCGGGCTGGACGGAGGCGAGATGCTGCCTCGCGCCTTGTGGCAGCAAGTTCGCGCTCTGCTGCGCCGGGAAGACGTCCTCGCCCGATGGGGGGACGATCGCCTGCTGCTCGTGTTCGACGAAGCGAAGCCGCAGCCGCCTCAGGAGCTGCTGCCGCGTCTGCGGCGGATCGAGGCCGAATGCGCCAGATGGGTGCGCGCCCCGATCCGGATCGGCGTCGGCAAGCGGCTGCCCGCGCATGAGCTGCACCGGTCGTACGAGCAGGCCGCGCATGCCGCTTCGCTGGCGGACGGCGGCGCCGGGAGCGGGATCGCGTTTTACGAAGAGCTTCGCCTGGAGATGTGCCTTCAGGATATTACGCCGCAGACCCGCCGCGATTACCTGGAGCGCACGATCGCTCCCCTGATTTCCGAGCCGGACCTGATGGAGACGCTTCGGGCGCTGATCGGCGCGAACGTCTCCTACAAACTGGCCGCGGACCGGCTTCACGTCCATATCAACACGCTCCAGTACAGGCTCCGCAAAATCGCCGATCTGACGGGGCTCGATCCGAAGCGTTTCGAGGATTTGGCGGAGCTGCATCTGGCGATGAAGCTGTTGTCGAAAGAAACAAAAAGTTAA
- a CDS encoding FMN-dependent NADH-azoreductase, whose protein sequence is MSKVLFVKANNRPADQAVSVQLYNVFLKSYKESHPNDDVTELDLYAENLPYMDADMIAGIFKAAQGYELTERERELAAVADKYLDQFLASDKIVFAFPLWNMTVPAVLHTYIDYLNRAGKTFRYTPEGPIGLATGKKAVLLNARGGVYSEGPAAAAEMAVNFVRRNLQQFGVEVVDEVIVEGHNQYPDRREAIVQEGLKKAAEAAAKF, encoded by the coding sequence ATGAGCAAGGTCCTATTCGTCAAAGCCAACAATCGTCCGGCCGACCAGGCGGTCAGCGTGCAGTTGTACAACGTGTTTCTGAAGAGCTACAAAGAGTCGCATCCGAACGACGACGTGACGGAGCTTGACCTGTACGCCGAAAATCTGCCTTATATGGACGCCGATATGATCGCCGGCATCTTCAAAGCCGCTCAGGGCTACGAATTAACCGAGAGAGAACGGGAACTGGCGGCGGTCGCCGACAAATATCTGGACCAGTTCCTCGCTTCCGACAAAATCGTGTTCGCCTTCCCGCTGTGGAATATGACGGTGCCGGCCGTGCTGCATACGTACATCGACTACCTGAACCGCGCAGGCAAGACGTTCCGCTACACGCCCGAAGGACCGATCGGACTGGCTACGGGCAAAAAAGCCGTGCTGTTGAACGCGCGCGGCGGCGTATATTCGGAAGGACCTGCTGCCGCAGCCGAGATGGCGGTTAACTTCGTCCGCAGAAATCTCCAGCAGTTCGGAGTCGAGGTTGTGGACGAGGTGATCGTGGAAGGCCACAACCAGTACCCCGACCGCCGCGAAGCGATTGTTCAGGAAGGGCTGAAGAAAGCCGCCGAAGCGGCCGCGAAGTTTTAA
- a CDS encoding superoxide dismutase encodes MAHQLPPLPYPNNALEPYIDEQTMMIHHDRHHNTYVTNLNAALDQYPELHEKSLEDLLSDLNAVPEAIRTAVRNNGGGHANHTLFWEIIGPNGGGAPTGALAQAIDAQFGSFDKFKEEFTKAATTRFGSGWAWLVVDGSGKLAVTSTPNQDSPIMEGQKPIIGLDVWEHAYYLKYQNKRPDYIAAFWNVVNWEAAGKRYEAAVR; translated from the coding sequence ATGGCACATCAACTGCCGCCGCTTCCCTATCCGAACAACGCGCTCGAACCGTACATCGACGAGCAAACGATGATGATCCACCACGATCGTCACCACAACACCTACGTCACCAATCTCAATGCCGCTCTCGACCAATATCCGGAGCTGCACGAGAAAAGCCTGGAGGATCTGCTCTCCGACTTGAACGCCGTGCCGGAAGCGATCCGCACGGCCGTCCGCAACAACGGCGGCGGCCACGCGAACCACACCCTGTTCTGGGAAATCATCGGTCCGAACGGCGGCGGCGCTCCGACAGGCGCGCTGGCGCAAGCGATCGACGCGCAGTTCGGCAGCTTCGACAAATTCAAGGAAGAATTCACCAAAGCCGCCACGACCCGCTTCGGCAGCGGATGGGCTTGGCTCGTCGTTGACGGCTCGGGCAAGCTGGCCGTTACGAGCACGCCGAACCAGGATTCCCCGATCATGGAAGGCCAAAAGCCGATCATCGGTCTGGACGTGTGGGAGCACGCCTACTACCTGAAGTATCAAAACAAACGTCCCGATTATATCGCCGCATTCTGGAACGTCGTCAATTGGGAAGCGGCCGGCAAACGCTACGAGGCGGCCGTCCGCTGA
- a CDS encoding helix-turn-helix transcriptional regulator, with amino-acid sequence MNGEKDLSTRETILQLLKTKGELSTKDLTGMLGITVMAVRRHLNALERDGLIRPKTVRLPMGRPAAVYSLTEHAEGFFPKKYHTLTLDLLGELAAESGDSMVELLFERRKESLKRRYEANIEGKPLTDKVAALADIQNDNGYMVEWERTENGDFLLKEHNCPISVIANQYRHACRCELELFQSLLDADVDRTECLAEGGRKCVYVIRSRGDSPPE; translated from the coding sequence ATGAACGGAGAGAAAGATTTGAGCACCCGGGAGACTATCCTGCAATTGCTGAAAACCAAAGGCGAATTAAGCACAAAAGATCTGACCGGGATGCTCGGGATTACCGTCATGGCCGTCCGCCGCCATCTGAACGCGTTGGAGCGGGACGGCCTGATCCGTCCCAAGACGGTCCGCCTGCCGATGGGACGGCCGGCTGCCGTCTACAGCTTGACGGAACATGCCGAAGGTTTTTTCCCGAAGAAATATCATACGTTGACGCTTGATCTGCTCGGCGAGCTGGCCGCGGAATCGGGCGACTCCATGGTCGAGCTCCTGTTCGAGCGGCGCAAGGAATCGCTGAAACGCAGATACGAGGCGAATATCGAAGGCAAGCCGTTGACCGACAAGGTGGCGGCGCTCGCCGACATTCAGAACGACAACGGCTATATGGTCGAATGGGAACGGACGGAAAACGGCGACTTCCTGTTGAAGGAGCATAACTGCCCGATCTCGGTGATCGCCAATCAGTACCGGCACGCCTGCCGGTGCGAGCTGGAGCTGTTTCAGTCCCTGCTGGACGCCGACGTGGACCGGACCGAATGTCTGGCCGAAGGCGGCCGCAAATGCGTCTACGTCATCCGCAGCCGGGGCGATTCTCCGCCCGAATAA
- a CDS encoding GTP-binding protein, translating to MKESITPIPVTVLSGYLGSGKTTVLNHVLNNRQGLKVAVIVNDMSEVNIDADLIAQGSRLSRTEEKLVEMSNGCICCTLREDLLHEVERLAKEARFDYILIESTGIGEPVPIAQTLTYADEASGIDLTRYCRLDCMVTVVDAYRFWHDFSSGESLLERGQALGEDDTRDVVDLLIDQIEFCDVLLLNKCDLVSPEVLDRLEGVLRKLQPRARIIRTVNGRVNPADIQNTGMFDYEQARQSAGWLQELQRDSHTPETEEYGIRSFVYRRRRPFHPERLAAFFGNWPEEVVRAKGHVWLATRSDIGASLSQAGPSIQFGPAGYWLAALPEEERRAMLEEYPDILAEWHPQWGDRRTELVFIGMDMDQEGLVRELDDCLLTEEEMRSDWSRLPDPLPSWNVR from the coding sequence ATGAAAGAGAGTATCACCCCGATCCCCGTCACGGTGCTGAGCGGCTACCTCGGTTCCGGCAAAACGACGGTCCTGAACCATGTGCTGAACAACCGGCAAGGCCTTAAAGTCGCCGTCATTGTCAACGATATGAGCGAAGTGAACATCGACGCGGATCTGATCGCCCAGGGAAGCCGCCTGTCGCGCACGGAAGAGAAGCTTGTGGAGATGTCCAACGGGTGCATCTGCTGCACGCTTCGCGAAGATTTGCTGCACGAGGTGGAGAGGCTGGCGAAGGAAGCCCGCTTCGACTACATCCTGATCGAATCGACCGGAATTGGTGAACCTGTGCCTATCGCGCAGACGCTGACTTATGCGGACGAGGCGAGCGGGATCGATCTCACGCGGTATTGCCGTTTGGACTGCATGGTCACGGTCGTGGACGCCTACCGGTTCTGGCACGACTTCTCCTCGGGAGAAAGTCTGCTGGAGCGCGGTCAAGCGCTGGGCGAAGACGACACCCGGGACGTCGTGGATCTGCTGATCGACCAGATCGAGTTCTGCGACGTGCTCCTGCTGAACAAGTGTGATCTGGTGTCTCCCGAGGTTCTGGACCGTCTGGAAGGCGTGCTGCGCAAGCTCCAGCCTCGCGCGCGAATCATCCGTACGGTTAACGGCCGGGTGAATCCGGCGGATATCCAGAACACGGGGATGTTCGATTACGAGCAGGCCCGTCAGTCGGCGGGATGGCTGCAGGAGCTGCAGCGCGATAGCCATACGCCCGAGACGGAGGAATACGGCATCCGTTCGTTCGTTTACCGGCGGCGCCGGCCGTTTCACCCGGAGCGGCTGGCCGCTTTCTTCGGCAATTGGCCGGAGGAAGTGGTCCGGGCGAAAGGGCATGTCTGGCTGGCGACCCGAAGCGATATCGGCGCTTCGCTCAGCCAGGCCGGACCGTCGATTCAATTCGGGCCGGCGGGTTACTGGCTCGCGGCGCTGCCGGAGGAGGAACGCCGCGCGATGCTGGAGGAATATCCCGACATCCTTGCCGAATGGCATCCGCAGTGGGGCGACCGCCGGACCGAGCTTGTGTTCATCGGCATGGACATGGATCAGGAGGGCCTGGTCCGGGAGCTTGACGATTGTCTGCTGACGGAGGAAGAGATGCGGTCGGATTGGTCGCGCTTGCCCGATCCGCTTCCCTCGTGGAACGTTCGATAA
- a CDS encoding alpha/beta hydrolase — translation MKKLRTAIPTREPPYISAGFSYGDLLMRQYASLYPEEAAGLVLVDSVHENRYAADADSGRKRDMRRTRALYRTGYWMTPLGIPQLLRRHVGSRRLPGELQAVVAAWGRRSGAYRAGYLEWLGAPVTAPQVRQGKRLRADLPVTVPTAGRQDRRWLDPQNELLKLTDRTEQMIVEDSWPSIPISKPEAVAEAVREMIIRGSRGNR, via the coding sequence TTGAAGAAGCTTCGAACGGCAATCCCGACACGGGAACCGCCGTACATATCGGCCGGTTTTTCTTACGGCGATCTGCTTATGCGGCAGTATGCCTCGTTATACCCCGAGGAAGCGGCCGGTCTCGTGCTGGTCGATTCCGTCCACGAGAACAGATACGCCGCCGACGCCGATTCGGGCAGGAAACGGGATATGCGGAGAACGCGGGCCCTCTACCGGACGGGGTATTGGATGACGCCTCTCGGCATCCCGCAGCTTCTGCGCCGGCACGTCGGTTCGAGACGGCTGCCCGGGGAGCTTCAAGCCGTCGTTGCCGCATGGGGCCGAAGGAGCGGCGCTTACCGCGCGGGCTATCTGGAATGGTTGGGAGCGCCCGTCACCGCCCCGCAGGTCAGGCAAGGCAAGCGTCTGCGAGCCGATCTGCCGGTGACGGTGCCGACGGCGGGGAGGCAGGATCGGCGCTGGCTGGACCCGCAGAACGAGTTGCTGAAGCTGACGGACCGCACGGAACAAATGATCGTGGAGGACAGTTGGCCTTCCATCCCGATTTCTAAACCGGAAGCTGTCGCGGAAGCCGTACGCGAGATGATTATTCGGGGATCCCGCGGTAACCGGTAG
- a CDS encoding HAD family hydrolase, with protein sequence MIRQDAARGRGTKIRGILFDMDNTLLCSRIDYAAMKRDVYAYLSGGGWVPADLRLDGYTTSMLIDEAVRNGMPERSYREAIAMAAGHELAGMEGAGLEPGAAELLESLRGKYVLAVVTNNSEPAAVRALEWTGIRSCFDLVVGRERMKEMKPSASGFLTAMSFFPGIRPEEWVALGDSWIDGKAALDAGVPFVSYRASAEEMIGRGVRPVASVDSLAQFGEWLEGEGS encoded by the coding sequence GTGATCCGGCAGGACGCGGCCCGGGGCCGCGGAACGAAGATTCGGGGCATTTTGTTCGATATGGACAATACGCTGCTGTGCTCCCGGATCGACTATGCCGCGATGAAACGGGACGTCTACGCGTATTTGTCCGGAGGCGGGTGGGTGCCCGCCGATCTGCGGTTGGACGGCTATACGACGTCCATGCTGATCGACGAAGCCGTCCGGAACGGGATGCCGGAGCGTTCGTACCGGGAGGCGATCGCGATGGCGGCCGGGCACGAGCTGGCCGGCATGGAGGGAGCGGGGCTTGAGCCGGGCGCGGCGGAGCTGCTGGAGTCGCTCCGGGGGAAATACGTGTTGGCGGTCGTGACGAACAATTCGGAGCCCGCTGCCGTGCGGGCACTCGAATGGACCGGCATCCGCTCCTGCTTCGATCTGGTCGTCGGCCGGGAGCGGATGAAGGAGATGAAGCCGTCGGCCTCGGGTTTCCTGACGGCGATGAGCTTTTTCCCGGGGATTCGGCCGGAGGAATGGGTCGCCCTTGGCGATTCGTGGATCGACGGCAAGGCGGCGCTCGACGCGGGAGTGCCCTTCGTCAGTTATCGGGCGAGCGCGGAGGAAATGATCGGGCGGGGCGTCCGTCCGGTCGCAAGTGTGGACAGCCTGGCCCAATTCGGCGAATGGCTGGAGGGCGAGGGCTCTTGA
- a CDS encoding GNAT family N-acetyltransferase, with the protein MGFLIECRTCGSQVSSTVKMCPNCGERSPEPYKDRLSAGAKKDNRPPLSESMTIGAGGSPMDFPVLETERLRLRMPTRSDASDLFRYFSLDEVTRYYDLDSFTEIRQAEELIYTWSERYAHREGIRWGIVLKPSPGRVIGTCGYHNWAKAHRKAEIGFELAPEYWRRGLMTEALEAIVGYGFSRMALNRIEAYIDPDNFASRRLLENAGFSEEGYLRDCFFEKGRFADAVLFALIRRDYVEVHP; encoded by the coding sequence ATGGGTTTTCTGATCGAGTGCAGAACGTGCGGCAGCCAAGTGTCCTCGACGGTGAAAATGTGCCCGAATTGCGGCGAACGCTCGCCCGAACCTTATAAGGACCGCTTATCGGCGGGGGCGAAGAAGGATAATCGTCCGCCGTTATCCGAATCCATGACGATAGGCGCGGGAGGATCGCCGATGGACTTTCCGGTATTGGAAACGGAACGATTGCGGCTGCGGATGCCGACCCGGAGCGACGCTTCCGATCTGTTCCGGTATTTCTCGCTGGACGAAGTTACGCGTTATTACGATCTGGACAGCTTCACCGAGATCAGGCAGGCCGAAGAACTGATTTACACCTGGTCCGAAAGGTATGCGCATCGGGAAGGCATACGCTGGGGAATCGTGCTGAAGCCGTCGCCCGGCCGGGTGATCGGAACTTGCGGCTACCATAACTGGGCGAAGGCGCACAGGAAGGCGGAGATCGGCTTCGAGCTCGCGCCCGAATATTGGCGCAGAGGTCTGATGACGGAGGCGCTCGAAGCGATTGTCGGCTACGGGTTCTCCCGCATGGCCTTGAACCGGATCGAGGCGTATATCGATCCCGACAATTTCGCTTCCAGACGATTGCTGGAGAATGCCGGTTTTTCGGAGGAAGGTTATCTTCGCGATTGTTTTTTCGAGAAAGGGCGGTTCGCGGATGCCGTGTTATTCGCCCTGATCAGGCGCGATTATGTAGAGGTTCATCCGTGA
- a CDS encoding biotin transporter BioY yields MPSSAWNVRGIVFTALFAAVFIVFSMIKLTLWGPVPFTLQNLAIMLAGGLLGARYGFASIMLVVGLTALGLPLLHGEGGWSLIAGRTGGFIWMFPVSALLIGWFSRKIRGHGLAAYILLVLVMEVFGSLLLYVSGVPWFAHVMGYTLAKSLSLAAYPFMLPDFLKALAAAGIVLSVRKYMPGFSVDRSARSAGAERNTYIAPGS; encoded by the coding sequence ATGCCATCTTCGGCCTGGAATGTGCGGGGAATCGTGTTTACCGCGTTGTTCGCCGCCGTTTTCATTGTTTTCAGCATGATTAAACTGACGCTGTGGGGGCCCGTCCCGTTCACGCTGCAGAACCTTGCGATTATGCTCGCCGGAGGCTTGCTCGGCGCCCGGTACGGCTTCGCCAGCATTATGCTGGTCGTCGGGCTGACGGCGCTCGGGCTCCCGCTGCTGCACGGCGAGGGAGGTTGGTCGCTGATCGCGGGGAGAACGGGCGGCTTCATCTGGATGTTCCCTGTCAGCGCGCTGCTGATCGGCTGGTTCTCCCGGAAAATTCGCGGTCATGGCCTCGCCGCCTACATCTTGCTCGTGCTGGTCATGGAAGTGTTCGGTTCCCTGCTGCTTTATGTGTCGGGAGTCCCGTGGTTCGCGCACGTGATGGGCTACACTCTCGCCAAATCGCTGTCGCTTGCCGCCTATCCGTTTATGCTGCCGGATTTTCTGAAGGCGTTGGCGGCCGCCGGGATCGTGTTGAGCGTCCGCAAGTATATGCCGGGCTTTTCGGTTGACCGTTCGGCGCGTTCCGCGGGTGCGGAACGAAACACTTATATCGCCCCGGGTTCCTGA
- a CDS encoding ATP-binding cassette domain-containing protein produces MNLNEDLVLEDVTVYPEADRTRTPILRGIGLRIGRGEWISVVGRNGSGKSTLIRTIAGVQPAHEGVVRRGFAGDEPIPYVMQRDHQWFGETPREELVFWLEMRGEPASRIRDKVDSALAAVGLAEAAERPLSQLSGGQRQLVAAAGCLAADAPLLIFDEATSMLDTAARRLVFGAVRAIHASGTTVLWLTHHQEEAACGDRIVALHHGSIAYDGPPALFYYGEAERFLGEFGDSGSGAAPCDALGFEPPFAVRVARELMRHGVRFGRLPLTAEQLADEVKAG; encoded by the coding sequence TTGAATTTGAATGAAGATTTGGTGCTGGAGGACGTGACGGTCTATCCCGAGGCAGACCGGACGCGGACGCCGATCCTGCGGGGAATCGGCCTGCGGATCGGGCGCGGCGAGTGGATATCCGTCGTCGGGCGCAACGGCAGCGGCAAGTCGACGCTGATCCGGACGATCGCCGGCGTCCAGCCGGCGCATGAAGGCGTTGTCCGGCGCGGCTTCGCGGGCGACGAGCCGATTCCGTACGTCATGCAGCGCGATCATCAATGGTTCGGCGAGACGCCCCGCGAGGAGCTTGTGTTTTGGCTGGAAATGCGGGGAGAACCGGCAAGCCGCATCCGGGACAAAGTCGATAGCGCTCTGGCCGCCGTCGGACTCGCGGAAGCGGCGGAACGTCCCTTAAGCCAATTGTCCGGCGGTCAGCGGCAGCTTGTCGCGGCGGCGGGCTGTCTGGCGGCGGACGCTCCCTTGCTTATCTTCGACGAAGCGACCTCCATGCTGGACACGGCGGCGAGGCGGCTCGTCTTCGGCGCGGTCCGGGCGATTCACGCGTCAGGCACGACCGTGCTGTGGCTGACGCACCATCAGGAGGAAGCCGCCTGCGGGGACCGCATTGTCGCCCTGCATCACGGTTCGATCGCTTACGACGGCCCGCCCGCCCTGTTTTATTACGGAGAAGCGGAACGCTTCCTCGGCGAGTTCGGCGATTCCGGCTCCGGCGCGGCGCCCTGCGACGCGCTCGGCTTCGAGCCTCCGTTCGCGGTGCGGGTCGCGCGCGAGCTGATGCGGCATGGCGTGCGGTTTGGGCGGCTGCCCTTAACGGCGGAACAATTGGCGGATGAGGTGAAGGCCGGATGA